One part of the Odontesthes bonariensis isolate fOdoBon6 chromosome 15, fOdoBon6.hap1, whole genome shotgun sequence genome encodes these proteins:
- the zbtb11 gene encoding zinc finger and BTB domain-containing protein 11, with protein MSCEESYLAIIRYLTDEREPYAPGTPGNTKRKIRKAAACYVVRNGTLFYQRRLKGQNDFTELEVVLQDNRRKELINEAHIMVGGEHLNQQLTWEVISQKYWWRGILKNVKDHIRECAHCQSRRNADDGSGPRLFSRPGRRRAAASVNEEEDEEEEDDEGDDSLFVTDSSSQQRSKLAKGMAKHEVVFVDSKGEVNQFLPKHSQTMLDKLNKQRLSNQFCDITLLIEGEEYRAHKAVLAACSEYFNELFFEKGAATTHEAVVDLSGFAKASFLPLLDFAYTSTLTFNFSIMADIANLARHLLMTEVLQICESVHKQVEEQKLTVYQRGDVHTVVSSQLAPREGSKDEAEAYMVTIEEDGRAVVTHGGVAVSDESLALITPDREAYIQQPMTVVSQTVEGEVVHAGEAEHNETVALITHSGQVERGETVTLISGSAEGMEGETMTVVTHSGQVEPGETVTLISGSAEGMEGETMTVVTHSGQAGASESLAVVSACLAMEQPQGAEAFVMNVDPDRGSPSEGNKLESAAASAQEGNTEPQKEETPAPPKRKRGRPAKVKKEVEVKVEDFMLLEEDPSTDEGCTDKQELTSDDPSRRRLRQRSMAEGGYARLHMGLEEEEEGKKGSTPPRVTTPKVGPIQRKRGRPPKLPVETQVEEEPVCEAAAEVSTVENTPAEVSTEEAVAKVQEPETGTKQHQTPPQSAVEGEHTCSECGMSFQRRYSLIMHTLKHEKARGYKCSLCSKEFQYAASLQAHLARHKQQSSQRAPAAKISSEHGSEGRTESDLDEKTSASHTKREFVCDICGKTLPKLYSLRIHMLNHTGVRPHSCKVCGKTFAHKHSLKMHRALHDVTKQFQCEFCKKSFVSKRSMEEHTSLHTGESKYLCNTCGATFHRASALSKHLKKHQPRPEVRPFTCSHCDKSFYEAKDLQQHMNKHMGLKPFQCQVCGKCYSWKKDWYSHVKSHSVAEPFKCNVCGKEFFEKALFRRHVKKATHGKKGRVKQNLERECEQCGRKFTQLREYRRHINNHQGVKPFECLTCGVAWADARSLKRHVRTHTGERPYVCPMCQEAHIDARTLRKHMAKYHVDNLPGKIMLEKDTLQFHNQGTQVEHAVSILASDLPPELRPAQQAPSEEIETVLITEETVEAVEAVQAVQAVTDGSVATLSDQGIMQVVNYVLAQQAKSEEAPEGIQTMEVEVAHVAEVE; from the exons ATGTCGTGTGAAGAAAGCTACTTGGCTATCATACGCTATCTGACGGATGAACGGGAGCCGTACGCGCCGGGGACACCCGGTAATACCAAGAGAAAAATTCGCAAAGCGGCTGCCTGCTACGTTGTCCGAAACGGAACTTTGTTTTATCAGCGTCGTCTGAAGGGCCAAAATGATTTCACGGAGCTGGAGGTTGTGCTGCAGGACAACCGGAGGAAGGAACTTATCAACGAGGCGCACATTATGGTGGGAGGGGAGCACCTTAACCAGCAACTCACCTGGGAAGTCATCTCTCAGAAATACTGGTGGAGAG GTATCCTGAAGAACGTCAAAGACCACATCAGAGAATGTGCTCACTGTCAGAGCAGGCGGAACGCTGACGATGGCTCCGGACCCCGACTGTTCTCCCGGCCGGGGAGGCGCAGGGCCGCTGCCAGCGTGAATGAAGAAgaggatgaggaagaggaggatgatgaAGGAGATGACAGTTTGTTTGTCACAGATTCATCCTCCCAGCAGAGATCCAAGTTGGCCAAGGGAATGGCCAAGCATGAAGTGGTCTTT GTTGACAGCAAAGGTGAGGTGAATCAGTTCCTGCCCAAACACAGCCAGACCATGTTGGACAAACTCAACAAGCAGCGTCTCAGCAATCAGTTCTGTGACATCACGCTGCTTATCGAAGGAGAGGAGTACCGAGCGCACAAAGCCGTTCTGGCTGCGTGCAGTGAATACTTCAACGAGCTCTTTTTTGAGAAGGGGGCTGCGACCACACATGAAGCGGTGGTCGACCTCTCCG GTTTCGCCAAAGCCAGCTTCCTCCCGCTGCTGGATTTTGCGTACACCTCCACGCTCACCTTTAATTTCTCCATAATGGCAGACATCGCCAACCTCGCCCGACACCTGCTGATGACGGAGGTGCTGCAGATATGCGAGTCGGTGCATaagcaggtggaggagcagaagCTGACGGTGTATCAGAGGGGAGACGTGCACACGGTGGTGTCGAGCCAACTGGCTCCTCGGGAGGGCTCAAAGGACGAGGCTGAAGCCTACATGGTGACCATAGAGGAAGACGGCAGGGCGGTGGTCACACACGGTGGCGTTGCTGTGTCAGACGAGTCTTTGGCTTTAATTACACCCGATAGAGAAGCTTACATCCAGCAGCCAATGACGGTTGTGTCCCAGACTGTAGAGGGAGAAGTAGTGCATGCTGGTGAGGCTGAACACAATGAGACTGTGGCTCTGATCACTCACAGCGGGCAGGTGGAGCGGGGAGAGACCGTCACTCTTATCTCAGGCAGCGCTGAGGGAATGGAGGGCGAGACTATGACTGTGGTCACTCACAGCGGGCAGGTGGAGCCGGGAGAGACCGTCACTCTTATCTCAGGCAGCGCTGAGGGAATGGAGGGCGAGACTATGACTGTGGTCACTCACAGCGGGCAGGCGGGAGCCAGCGAGTCCCTCGCCGTGGTGTCAGCCTGCTTGGCGATGGAGCAGCCGCAGGGTGCTGAAGCTTTCGTTATGAACGTGGACCCGGACAGAGGGAGCCCCTCAGAGGGCAACAAGCTGGAATCAGCAGCAGCGTCTGCACAGGAGGGAAACACGGAGCCCCAGAAGGAAGAAACCCCGGCGCCCCCGAAACGCAAACGTGGGCGCCCAGCTAAAGTGAAGaaggaggtggaggtgaaggTGGAGGACTTCATGCTGCTGGAGGAGGATCCATCGACAGACGAAGGCTGCACTGATAAGCAGGAGCTGACATCGGATGATCCGAGCAGGAGGCGACTCCGGCAGCGCTCCATGGCGGAGGGCGGTTACGCTCGTCTGCATATGGggctggaggaagaagaggaggggaaGAAAGGCTCAACCCCACCACGCGTCACCACCCCTAAG GTTGGTCCCATCCAACGGAAGAGGGGAAGACCGCCAAAGCTGCCAGTAGAGACTCAAGTGGAGGAGGAGCCTGTGTgtgaagctgccgcagaggtcaGCACTGTGGAGAACACGCCAGCAGAGGTCAGCACCGAGGAGGCTGTGGCGAAGGTGCAGGAGCCAGAGACGGGAACCAAGCAGCATCAAACCCCCCCGCAGAGCGCCGTGGAAGGAGAACACACGTGTTCCGAGTGCGGCATGTCCTTCCAAAGACGCTACTCTCTCATcatgcacacactcaaacacgAGAAAGCTCGAGGATACAAGTGCAGC CTCTGCAGTAAGGAGTTCCAGTACGCCGCCTCGCTCCAAGCTCACCTGGCCCGACACAAGCAGCAGAGCAGCCAGCGAGCGCCCGCCGCCAAAATATCATCGGAACACGGCTCAGAGGGCCGAACGGAGAGCGACTTGGACGAGAAGACGTCAGCGTCGCACACCAAAAGAGAATTCGTGTGCGACATCTGTGGGAAGACGTTACCAAAGCTTTACTCGCTGAGGATCCACATGCTGAATCACACCGGGGTGCGGCCTCACTCCTGCAAGGTGTGCGGCAAGACGTTCGCCCACAAGCACAGCCTGAAGATGCACCGGGCGCTGCACGACGTCACCAAGCAGTTCCAGTGCGAGTTCTGTAAGAAGTCGTTCGTGAGCAAGCGGAGCATGGAGGAGCACACCAGCCTCCACACGG GCGAATCAAAGTACCTCTGCAACACATGTGGAGCCACCTTCCATCGAGCCTCTGCTCTGAGCAAACACCTCAAGAAGCACCAGCCCAGACCTGAAGTCCGTCCGTTTACCTGCTCTCA CTGTGACAAGAGTTTTTATGAAGCGAAGGATCTCCAGCAGCACATGAACAAGCACATGGGCCTAAAGCCTTTCCAGTGCCAGGTGTGTGGCAAGTGCTACAGCTGGAAGAAGGACTGGTACTCGCACGTCAAGTCCCACAGCGTGGCCGAGCCCTTCAA GTGTAACGTGTGTGGGAAGGAGTTCTTCGAGAAAGCTCTGTTCAGGAGGCACGTGAAGAAAGCCACGCACGGCAAGAAGGGCCGAGTGAAGCAGAACCTGGAGAGAGAGTGTGAGCAGTGTGGCAGGAAGTTCACTCAGCTCCGAGAGTACAGGCGTCACATCAACAACCACCAGG GAGTGAAGCCATTCGAATGTCTGACCTGTGGTGTCGCCTGGGCCGACGCCCGCTCTCTCAAGCGTCACGTCCGCACACACACGGGTGAACGGCCGTACGTGTGTCCCATGTGCCAGGAGGCCCACATCGACGCGCGCACTCTACGCAAGCACATGGCCAAATACCACGTAGACAACCTGCCCGGGAAAATCATGCTGGAAAAGGACACTCTCCAGTTTCACAACCAGGGCACCCAGGTGGAGCATGCCGTCAGCATCCTGGCGTCCGACCTGCCCCCCGAGCTCAGGCCGGCCCAGCAGGCGCCCTCAGAGGAGATAGAGACGGTGCTGATCACAGAGGAGACGGTGGAGGCCGTGGAGGCTGTTCAGGCCGTTCAGGCAGTGACTGACGGGTCGGTGGCAACGCTCTCTGATCAGGGCATCATGCAGGTTGTCAACTACGTCCTGGCTCAGCAGGCCAAGAGTGAAGAGGCACCCGAGGGGATTCAGACcatggaggtggaggtggctCATGTTGCTGAAGTAGAGTGA